The nucleotide window GCTTGGGCTTTGGGAAAGCCAAAGTCCTTTGCAGGCCTTGCCAGGCCCCGCTCCCCTCTCTGTCCACATCCTCCCTGCACTCCCCCTGCTCAGCCAGCTCCCGCCTCTTCCTGCAGTTTAACAGACCACTCCCCGCTCAGCACCCAAGCACTGGCCCTTCCCTCTGCCGGATCGCCTctccacagagccacccagctaccACTCCCCCACGCCTCCCCTTACCGCACTCTTCTTGGTAGATTTAACTTGAACCTAAAGTCCTAAGGACCTTTGACTTGCACGGGCCCCATCCAAGGCCCTGACCTCAACTTCACAGTCGTCATTTTAGTTACTTTTGTCAGAGTGAGCCCCTGAAATTGCATGGGTTTCTTATTCTACAAAACCTGAATCCGTCCCTGCCTGCCCTGTATCTTCTCTTCTCATAGAACTAATCTCCTTCCAACACGCCGTGTGACTTACTTACTACATCAAACCGTGCTCTAGACAGCCCGCCACAGACCGCAGTGTGCCCGAGCAGAGACACCACGCCCAGGTGGCTAAGTGTTCAGGAATTCTTGTGAACCAGCTGTGATGGTGTGTGTTTGTAACAGCAACAGGTGCCAAAGGTAGAGATCAAGGCTTCCCCTGCTAGCCCCCGCTCTCACACGGTGAACCAGCTCACCATGGGCACAGCATAGAGCAATTTCCAATTTCCGAGCCACCTTGGGTCAGGCGGGGGCCAGCCCTCCACGAACCAGGCCCCCCGGGCGCTGCTGCAGGAATCGTGCTGGCCGTGGCAGTCAGCACACCCTCGGGAGGCCTGCTGGAGCCAGGGAAGAAGCCGACTTGGCCTCCAGTCCTGGTGATGGAACAAGGCTAGGAACGCTGCCTTTACAAACTGCAAAGATGTGGTGAAGACAGGAAGGCTAACAGGTCTGGTTTGATCTCAATGAGGCTAGAGAGGATGGGGCAATGAAACGTCAGGCCTCTTGATTTGGGATAGACTCGGATGAAAGAGcgagaggaaaggaaaagtggTGTTTTAAGACCAAGGAGGCATAGAGGGTCCTTGGCAGCCTCAGCATATCCCAGATTCAGGAATACATTTCCCAAGTGCCTGAACCAAGTTAGCcaggcctggcctctgcctctaGCGTCTTCAGCCTCCACGGCCCAAGCCTACCCCTCGGCGGACAGTGCGGGACGCATAGCGCAGGCCTGGGACTCGGAGAAGAGCCAGCAAGGCGGCCACAGCGGGTAGGACCCAACCTCGAGAACCCAGAGTTCCCGGTAGAGCCCAGCCCCGCAAGCCAGCGCCTTGGCCTGCCAGCCCCGCCCCACACCGGGCNNNNNNNNNNNNNNNNNNNNNNNNNNNNNNNNNNNNNNNNNNNNNNNNNNNNNNNNNNNNNNNNNNNNNNNNNNNNNNNNNNNNNNNNNNNNNNNNNNNNNNNNNNNNNNNNNNNNNNNNNNNNNNNNNNNNNNNNNNNNNNNNNNNNNNNNNNNNNNNNNNNNNNNNNNNNNNNNNNNNNNNNNNNNNNNNNNNNNNNNNNNNNNNNNNNNNNNNNNNNNNNNNNNNNNNNNNNNNNNNNNNNNNNNNNNNNNNNNNNNNNNNNNNNNNNNNNNNNNNNNNNNNNNNNNNNNNNNNNNNNNNNNNNNNNCCGGGCAGCGGGGCCCAGCCGCCCTCGGTGACGGTTCCgtggcccccgcccccacccgccTCGCCGTCTCTCCTGCTTTGTTCCCCCGCACGCCCTCTGGTCGCTTccatcccccacacacccccGCACCCCGCTGTTCCTGGCGTACCCTCCTGGCAGGCACCCCGATAGCCGATGCAGGCCTGCTGCCCCCCACCTTGGGAGCGGGGGACAGTCGGGCCTGCTTTTGGACAAGGGTCAGGGCTCTCGCTGCTCACAGATGGCCCGGGGATTTCCTGGGATAGAAATAGCCGCCAGCTCTGGCCCCTTAAAGCTGCTTAAGGGGAGGGTGGCGAAGGGGAGGGTCTGGGCACACCCCCACACCTCCCTGACCGCGCCCCCAGCCCCGACCCGGCTGAGCTCTGACCCGGGAGACGCCAGCATCCGTCATAAACGTTCTCCAGTTGCTCCTAAGAAACAACCGAAACCGAAAATCCTGAAGCTGACGAAGTCATCGTCTtgcctgtcccctcctccacttTTGGGGTCGTCTTAGAACGGCCCTTCCGAAGCCCCACGCCTAGCTAACGGGTCCCCACTGGCGCTCCTGGTCCTTCTGCTTGAGGGTTGCCAATGGCCCTGGGGGCAAAAGTCGCGAATGCCCCCCTTTGTGTCCTGGTTCCCTGCAGCAGGTGGGGCGGGGCCGCGGTGGCTGGTTCCGGGGACTTGTCACTGAAGGgctgacttctctttctctcctctagGGGGAGACCACAGAATTTGAGGCCATGCCCCATGAAAAGAGTTTCTTGGTGTCTGGGGACAGCtatcctccccccaaccctggaTATCCTGGGGGACCCCAGCCCTCCATGCCTCCCTACCCTGGGGCCCCTTACCCACAAGCCCCGTTCCAGCCTTCTCCATATGGCCAGCCAGGGTacccccagggccccagctccTACCCCCAAGGGGGCTACCCTCAGGGCCCCTACCCCCAAGGAGGCTACCCTCAGGGGCCCTACCCTCAAGGGGGCTACCCTCAGGGGCCATATCCGCAGAGCCCCTTTCCCCCCAACCCCTATGGACAACCACAGGCCTTCCCCGCACAGGACCCAGGCTGTGAGTAGTAGGGcggaagcgggggtgggggacaggggctCCAGGCGCCCTTCCGTGTTGCTGACCCAGCCCACTCTGCTCCTCAGCACCTCAGCATGGAAACTACCACGAAGAGGGTCCCCCGTCCTACTACGACAACCAGGACTTCCCTGCCACCAACTGGGATGACAAGAGCATCCGCCAGGCCTTCATCCGGAAGGTGGGCGAAAGAGGATGGGAGAGGGGGGGAGCAGGGACCCCGCTGGGCGGGGCTCTGAGCTGGCTCCCGCCCTAGGTGTTCCTGGTGCTGACCGTGCAGCTGTCTGTGACGCTGTCCACTGTGGCCGTGTTCACCTTCGTTGGGAAGGTGAAGGGCTTCGTCCGGGAGAACGTGTGGACGTACTATGTGTCCTACGCGGTCTTCTTCATCTCCCTCATTGTCCTCAGCTGCTGTGGAGACTTCCGCCGAAAGCATCCCTGGAACCTCGTTGCCCTGGtaaccccagcccctgcccccccagccccgtGCTCTCACGCTGTGTcgccaggggagggtggggggtgggggcggggcgcggCCCCTCCCCACGAGGCTCCGTCTCCCCGCAGTCGATCCTGACCGTCAGCCTGTCCTACATGGTGGGAATGATCGCCAGCTTCTACGACACTGAGGCGGTCATCATGGCCGTTGGCATCACGACGACCGTGTGCTTCACCGTGGTCATCTTCTCCATGCAGGTGAGGGGCCCCTGAAGGCCGGGCTGCCGGCCCTGAGGGCCCAGGCGCCTCCCAGGGGCCCGGCACCCAGGGCCTCCCGTCCCTGTGCCCGCAGACCCGGTACGACTTCACCTCGTGCATGGGCGTGCTGCTGGTGAGCCTGGTGGTGCTGGTCGTCTTCGCCATCCTCTGCATCTTCATCCGGAACCGCATCCTGGAGATCGTGTACGCCTCGCTGGGCGCCTTGCTTTTCACCTGTGTGAGTAGGCAGGGGGGCGGGgacgggggcggggcgggcgtTGGGCCCTTGGCTCACCGGCGCGGCCCGTCCCTCCAGTTCCTGGCGGTGGACACCCAGCTGCTGCTGGGGAACAAGCAGCTGTCCCTGAGCCCGGAGGAGTACGTGTTTGCCGCACTAAACCTGTACACGGACATCATCAACATCTTCCTGTACATCCTCACCATCATCGGCCGCGCCAAGGAGTAGCTCGTGCTCAGCCCGCTCGGGCGGCGTGGCCGGCCCGGGCCCTACGCCTGCTGTGGCAGTGCCGTCACACCTCCCCTTGCGCCCCCCTGGGCGCGGCCCGGGACCGAGGGGCCCCTCTCTGACCCTGCTGTGTGCACACCGCAGATACTTCTGTTTGGACCCGCTGCGGCCGGCGTGGCCCCTTCTCGCCCTCCGGCCCCGCCAAAGGGCAGTGGGGTCCGGTTTCCAGGCACCCTCCTGCCCACTCACTGTTGCATGAGCCCTGTCTGCCAGCCCACCCCAGGGTCTGGGGGCAACACCAGGTCCCAGGGGAGAGGGGTCGAGCCAAGAGGTGAGGGTGCACGTCTCCCCGCCTgttccagcccccacccccagcctggcatagagttccccctcccccctcccccaccccggagCGCTGCCCTCTGGGGGCCTGAGGGGTGAGGGCCTTGTCCCTGTGCTGAGCCCTGAGGGCACAGAGGATGAGACAATTTCAGGGGGGAGAGGAGGCTTTCCTCTCTTCTTGCTGTCTTTAAAATTCCAATAAATGGGACCTTGTGCTCTCTGCGTTGTGAcccctctcctggccactttttctgggggctgggaggaggctcTGGGCATCAGCAGGATAAAGGGAGTGGGAGCAGGTTAGCCTGCTGGGAGGGGGGGTCAAGGACAGGGAGGGCAGCTAGGCCTCCTCCGTGCGCTCCACTGCCCTCCCTGCCGCCATCCCGCCCTTCCATAAGGAACCGCGAGGATGGGACAGGGACCCGAAGGCCTCGGAGCTTCAGCACGTGCCTGCTTCGTACGGTGGTAAATGGCCTGACTTGGTCGGCCACTCACTCCTGGGGACCGCACAGCACGGCACCATCTTGCCCTGGGCCTGGGGACGGCGTAGGGCACTGACCCGCCCCAGGGCAGACTCCACTTGGCTCTGCCCAGCAGTGGGCACCTGACATGCCACCCGGGCCCGGCTCGGACACAGCCCCGCAGACCCTTCTGCCCTCCCCATGAGAAGCCTGCGGaccagagcctctggagggaagCTGGACAAAGACTCTGAGGGCTTGGTCAGTTGGGTCCCTCAGCCTGCCTCTAGCACCTTCCGCCCGCCTCACCTCAGTCCCAGCCTGTTCTGCGTGCCCTGGCCTCTTGCTGCCTCACCTTCCCTGGCTCTAGGGGTGCATGCAGAGGCCAGCCAGCTGTCCATATCCTCACTCTCCCCACAGAGGGGCTCCTGCATTGTCCAGGGCCCAGCTCTGTTGGAGGACctccctgcctttggctcactgCGGCCTTCCCTCTGTGGGATCCTCCATCTAGTGTGGCTTGAGAATCCTCTTCTGgggcccctcaccctgcccccattAACCCAACCCTGTAACTGCCCTATCACCCCAGTGTCGGTGAAGAGCCTCACATCCTGCGGGCCAGCATCCCTGACGAGGTCTACAGACGCCTGTGCTGTGacccacctgcctcctcctcccagcaAACCTGCCCCTGCACGTCCTCTCCATCCGTGGTCTCCACCCTGGCCGCCCAGGCCAGAACCAGGGCTGTCCGCTCTCCTCCCTGCCCGCCTTCCCCTGCTCAGAAAGCATCACGCTCACCTGTGCACTCATACCCGCCGGCCCTCTGCCTGCTAGGTGTATTAACAAACGGATCCCACCACCCGCGTGCTTCAAACCCACCGACAGTTGCCAGTGGATGAAGTGCAAGTTCCTTGCCTGGCACACGGGCCCTGCCATCTGCCCACTGGCTGCTTAGCTGGCCTCCCACTGTCCCCTCACCGCTCAACCCCTGGGCTTGACCTTGCAGAACCTGAGACCCAGGCAGGTCCCACTGCCCCGGGGGCAGGGATGCACACACCCCAGACCCTTCCTGGAGTCCACCTCGCCTTGTGCCGTGGCTGCCTGTGGCACCGCGCCCCTTCTCACTGCTGTGTCCACCTGCTAAGCACGAGGCAGGCAatgcacctcccctcccctcccctccccttcgtGGCTGGCTCCTTGGGCAGGTGCAGCTCCCTGCCCAGGTGCaactccctgccctgcctgcgCTCTAAGCATGCAGGAATCTGCTTGGTGTGAGCTCACAGACCCATCAGGGTTCCATACAGAGCAGGAGCCCCAGTGCGTTCACGTGGCAAAGGAGAACAACAGCTGAGGTGGGGGTAGCCCAGGAATAGTCGCTGAGTGCAGCTCGCAAGGACGGTGTTTTCTCGAGGAGCTCCAGGAACACGGGCTCTCCGCGAAGCTAGCCCTTGGGGGAGGCTCCTTGAGGACGGCTAGGGTCTGGAGGTGTGGTGCTGGGATGCAGGGGCACGACGagggccaggaggccaggggatggagagaagaggcgtctgctgccagagggaaggagccTGTAGATAAAGGCCGAGGCCCTGGAGCTAAAGGGGACTCCAGATGAACCCAGCCACAGAATGTGCAGGAGAAGGTGTGAGGCGCGAGCAGGTGAGGCAAGCAGGGAAGGTGCCGAAGAGCTGTGCCGGAGAGGAGCTGGAGCGGCCACAGCGGGGCCCCGGGCGCAGGCATCAGGAGGCGGCCTGCAGGGCACAGAGGGAccaggctgggcccagggcaAGGCTGGCGGagcatctcttttcttctttctttctcactctctttctttctttttttgaagtatttattttatttgcaagagagagagagacagagacagagagtgggcgggggagggcagagagaatctcacgcagactcctCGCTTATgatggagcccaacaaggggctcgatcccacgaccctgagatcacgacctgagcagaaaccaagagtcagacgcttcaccgactgtgCCGCCCCCGTGCCCCTGGCCGGGCATTTCTGCCAGCGGAACTTGGCCTGCTCACTGCTGCGTCCCACCCAGGTTAGAGGAGGGGCAGCTACGATCCGACTGGGTGGAGAAGCATGTAGAAGGCTCGCCCACTGATTTGGGGAGCAATTGCGGGTGAAGCCTCGTGGCTTTTCCAGGTGAGGAAGGAGACAGCCTCCAACATCTGGGGGCTGGCCTGGTCCTCTCAGCAGAGCCCTAGTGTTGCTAGGAGAGGGCCTGGCACTCAGGTCCAGGTGTTGGTGTTCTCCTGGCTAGATTACAAACAATTTCACACAACACCAGCATCAGACAAGGCCGCTTGATGACTGCGATG belongs to Ailuropoda melanoleuca isolate Jingjing chromosome 9, ASM200744v2, whole genome shotgun sequence and includes:
- the GRINA gene encoding protein lifeguard 1 gives rise to the protein MPHEKSFLVSGDSYPPPNPGYPGGPQPSMPPYPGAPYPQAPFQPSPYGQPGYPQGPSSYPQGGYPQGPYPQGGYPQGPYPQGGYPQGPYPQSPFPPNPYGQPQAFPAQDPGSPQHGNYHEEGPPSYYDNQDFPATNWDDKSIRQAFIRKVFLVLTVQLSVTLSTVAVFTFVGKVKGFVRENVWTYYVSYAVFFISLIVLSCCGDFRRKHPWNLVALSILTVSLSYMVGMIASFYDTEAVIMAVGITTTVCFTVVIFSMQTRYDFTSCMGVLLVSLVVLVVFAILCIFIRNRILEIVYASLGALLFTCFLAVDTQLLLGNKQLSLSPEEYVFAALNLYTDIINIFLYILTIIGRAKE